A stretch of Acidimicrobiales bacterium DNA encodes these proteins:
- a CDS encoding single-stranded DNA-binding protein translates to MNHITLIGRLTADPELTAPKGNPICRFRIAVDRINTDGADFITIVSFGTRGENDAKWLTKGRHVAIAGRLHHNTWTDNDGNNRERYEVIANQVTYLDGPRRTSDDPKPGEEAF, encoded by the coding sequence ATGAACCACATCACCCTCATAGGCCGACTCACCGCCGACCCCGAGCTCACCGCCCCCAAGGGCAACCCGATCTGCCGGTTCCGGATCGCCGTCGACCGCATCAACACCGATGGCGCCGACTTCATCACCATCGTCAGCTTCGGCACCCGAGGCGAGAACGACGCCAAGTGGCTCACCAAGGGCCGACACGTCGCCATCGCCGGCCGGCTCCACCACAACACCTGGACCGACAACGACGGCAACAACCGGGAACGCTACGAAGTCATCGCCAACCAGGTCACCTACCTCGACGGGCCCCGCCGCACCAGCGACGACCCCAAGCCCGGCGAAGAAGCCTTCTGA
- a CDS encoding helix-turn-helix domain-containing protein produces MTAETLTLVRWPLAPLLASAGNPPVAQLARQVGVATRTVWRWQLRGLTDTQADRAAVALGLHPANIWDHWYQPDHQ; encoded by the coding sequence ATGACCGCCGAAACCCTCACCCTCGTCCGGTGGCCGCTCGCGCCGCTCCTCGCCTCCGCCGGCAACCCGCCCGTCGCCCAGCTCGCCCGCCAGGTCGGTGTCGCCACTCGCACCGTGTGGCGCTGGCAGCTCCGAGGACTCACCGACACCCAAGCCGACCGCGCCGCCGTCGCCCTCGGCCTCCACCCCGCCAACATCTGGGACCACTGGTACCAGCCCGACCACCAGTAG
- a CDS encoding zincin-like metallopeptidase domain-containing protein, with protein MVYPVFNGAQVDGWTPPHHQLTTSADRDTRADAWIAGTGAAITYGHNHAAYLPQPDRIELPDRHQFVDTAGFYSTSTHGLCHWTGHPTRLARDLTGRFGDDACAAEELVAELGAAIACAHLGITPTAREDHASYLAHWLRILDADPETLFIVAARALAAVDHLDASQPDTVDSDVLEEVSA; from the coding sequence ATGGTGTACCCGGTGTTCAACGGCGCCCAGGTCGACGGCTGGACCCCACCCCACCACCAGCTGACCACCAGCGCAGACCGCGACACCCGAGCCGACGCCTGGATCGCCGGGACAGGTGCCGCCATCACCTACGGCCACAACCACGCTGCCTACCTCCCCCAGCCTGACCGGATCGAGCTCCCCGACCGGCACCAGTTCGTCGACACCGCCGGCTTCTACAGCACCTCCACCCACGGGCTGTGCCACTGGACCGGACACCCGACCCGACTCGCCCGAGACCTCACCGGCCGCTTCGGTGACGACGCCTGTGCCGCAGAGGAACTTGTCGCCGAGCTCGGCGCAGCCATCGCATGTGCACACCTCGGCATCACCCCCACCGCCCGGGAGGACCACGCCTCCTACCTCGCCCACTGGCTCCGCATCCTCGATGCCGATCCCGAGACCCTGTTCATCGTCGCCGCCCGAGCCCTGGCCGCCGTTGACCACCTCGACGCCTCCCAGCCCGACACCGTCGACAGCGACGTGCTCGAAGAGGTCAGCGCATGA